CTTCATATCATGCGCATTCGCGGCGCAATTGCAGGCCGGCACGGCGCCTCGCGGCGAGCCGCGCGAAAACGATTCAGCGCCGCGCGAGTTGCGTGCAGCTCCGCGCACGTGGCGAACGCTGCAGCGAGATCAGCGGGCGAGTCGTGCGTCGCGGCGATGTCGCGCCCGAAAGTCGTCAAGCGAAATCAGCAGCATGACCGCGCCCTCGCCCCTGCCCTGCCTGCCCTGCACTGCCCTGACCTGACCTGATCTGACCTGACCTGCCCGCAACAGGCTCCATCCGGACTCACGATCGAGCCGCGAGCGTCAGCTCGAGCGGTTCCCTTCCCGGCCCCGCTCGAGCAGCTCACGCAATTCTGCACTCGGCTTGACCGGCCGGCCCGCGAGGTCGAGGAAGCAGTGCTCGGTCCAGCCGTTCGCCAGCTCCCGCTGCTCGTCAGCGTTGAAGATCCGATACTCGAAGCGGACCGTCGCACGCCCGATCGATTCGACGCGGGTCTCGATCTCGAGTCGATCGTCGTAGCGCGCGGGCAACCGATAGCGGCAGTGCGCCTCGAGCACCGGCAACCGAATGCCCGAGGCCTCGACCGCGCGATAGGTCGTACCGAGCGCGCGCAGCATCTCGGCGCGGCCGATTTCGAACCAGCGCAGATAGTTTCCGTAGTACGCGACGCCCATCTGATCGGTATCGCCATAGCGGACGCGCAACTCGTAGCGGTGACTCACTTCTCCTCCGCGAGGGGCGGCGGTGGGGTCTTCCAGCGGCGGTGAAGCCAGAACCAGGGCTCGGGAGCCGCCCGGACCCTGTCCTCGAGCAGCGCGACGTGGAGTGCGGTGAGTCGACTCACTGCATCAGGAGCGTCGGGATCCGGCACCTCGAGCTTCGGCAGAATCTCGAGCTCGAGTCGACCGTCGTCGCGGCGCGTGACCCAGCCCATCAGCAGCGGCACCCGCGCGCGCAGCGCGAGTGCGGCCGGTCCCCGCGGCGTGCTGGCCGGCGATCCAAAGAACGGGACGAACACCCCGGCGCGCCGCGCATCCTGGTCCGCCAGCATCGCGACGAAGCGATTCTCGCGCAACGCACGCACGATGCCGCGGCTCTCGCCGAGCCGCAGCGTCCCGATTCCAGCTCGGTGCCGGAGTGCGGTGACCCACGCATCGACGGATGGATTGGAGATTCCCTGCACGACGAACGAGGTCGGGTGCCGCTGTCCGATCCATGCGCCTCCGAACTCGAACGCTCCATAGTGCGCGGTCAGGATGATCGCACCGCGGCCATCACGCGCCGCGGCATCGAGGTGTTCGACCCCGCGCGTCGCCGCCATCACTTCGCCGAATGGCGCCCGCACCAGTTCCGGCAGTCGCGGGTACTCGCACGCGACCCGACCGAGCTCTCGATAGTGCGCGGTCAGGATCGCGGCGCGCCGCGCCGCGGGCGCGTCGGGAAATGCTCGCGC
This is a stretch of genomic DNA from Candidatus Eisenbacteria bacterium. It encodes these proteins:
- a CDS encoding acyl-CoA thioesterase, whose protein sequence is MGVAYYGNYLRWFEIGRAEMLRALGTTYRAVEASGIRLPVLEAHCRYRLPARYDDRLEIETRVESIGRATVRFEYRIFNADEQRELANGWTEHCFLDLAGRPVKPSAELRELLERGREGNRSS
- a CDS encoding lysophospholipid acyltransferase family protein — protein: MKLSHRLESVALHGVASLARSLSHSQALGLGALLGSTVQSLGVRAKVARANLARAFPDAPAARRAAILTAHYRELGRVACEYPRLPELVRAPFGEVMAATRGVEHLDAAARDGRGAIILTAHYGAFEFGGAWIGQRHPTSFVVQGISNPSVDAWVTALRHRAGIGTLRLGESRGIVRALRENRFVAMLADQDARRAGVFVPFFGSPASTPRGPAALALRARVPLLMGWVTRRDDGRLELEILPKLEVPDPDAPDAVSRLTALHVALLEDRVRAAPEPWFWLHRRWKTPPPPLAEEK